Proteins encoded together in one Etheostoma cragini isolate CJK2018 chromosome 11, CSU_Ecrag_1.0, whole genome shotgun sequence window:
- the itgbl1 gene encoding integrin beta-like protein 1, which translates to MHTDILVQSMLVPLFLILLSNVEDTLLQSVSQVGGVCKLSTESSLRRCRTPDGKICSGRGKCDCGICICEATDPGKFYGPRCECHDWVCTTHNGKTCNDRGYCDCGLCECDEGWFGDSCQFQEECNLTGKKSKELCKNPQGVVCSNRGTCHCGSCMCDNRGLVTGRFCECDDSECLDEDTGEVCGGHGQCYCGNCYCAAGWHGDKCEFQCDISPWESKRRCTSPDGKICSNRGTCVCGECNCYDVDPSGDWGDIHGDTCECDERNCHATYDRYTDDFCSGHGQCNCGRCDCKEEWAGKKCEHPLSCSLSLDSSLKKCRGTSNLPCFGRGQCQCGLCNCYPPGDSRVHGKNCECDDRQCEDLSGEVCGGHGYCSCGRCICQEGWFGKLCQFPRSCDMSDVQSKELCETSDGVMCSGKGSCHCGKCMCSSKDWWVSGEYCDCDDRECDKHDGLICTGNGLCNCGNCECWDGWTGNACEIWLGTEY; encoded by the exons CCAGGTGGGTGGGGTGTGTAAGCTGTCCACTGAGTCATCCCTGCGCCGCTGCCGGACACCTGATGGCAAGATCTGCAGTGGGAGAGGCAAGTGTGACTGCGGCATCTGCATCTGCGAGGCCACAGATCCAGGGAAGTTCTACGGTCCACGCTGCGAGTGCCATGACTGGGTCTGTACTACACATAATGGGAAAACCTGCAATG ACCGTGGCTACTGTGACTGTggactgtgtgagtgtgatgaAGGATGGTTTGGAGATTCCTGCCAGTTCCAGGAGGAGTGTAACCTAACCGGCAAGAAGAGCAAAGAGCTTTGCAAAAACCCACAGGGGGTGGTATGCTCCAACAGAG GCACATGTCACTGTGGAAGCTGCATGTGTGACAACAGGGGTCTGGTGACGGGGCGTTTCTGTGAGTGTGACGACAGCGAGTGTCTAGACGAGGACACCGGAGAAGTGTGTGGAG GCCACGGCCAGTGTTACTGTGGAAACTGCTACTGTGCTGCTGGTTGGCATGGAGACAAATGTGAATTCCAGTGTGACATCAGCCCATGGGAAAGCAAGCGGAGATGCACATCACCAGATGGCAAAATCTGCAGCAACAGAG ggacctgtgtgtgtggggagtgtaACTGTTATGACGTAGATCCCTCGGGCGACTGGGGAGATATTCATGGAGACACCTGCGAGTGTGATGAGAGGAACTGTCATGCAACCTACGACCGATACACAGATGACTTCTGCTCAG GTCATGGCCAGTGTAATTGTGGCAGGTGTGACTGCAAAGAGGAATGGGCTGGGAAGAAGTGTGAGCATCCTCTTTCCTGCTCCCTTTCGCTGGATAGCAGTTTGAAGAAGTGTCGAGGGACGTCCAATTTGCCCTGCTTCGGACGAG GTCAGTGCCAGTGCGGACTGTGTAATTGCTACCCACCTGGGGACAGCCGTGTTCATGGCAAAAACTGTGAGTGTGACGACCGTCAGTGTGAGGACCTCAGCGGAGAGGTCTGTGGAG GTCACGGTTACTGTTCGTGTGGACGCTGTATCTGCCAGGAGGGCTGGTTCGGGAAGCTGTGCCAGTTCCCCAGGTCTTGTGACATGAGTGACGTTCAGAGCAAAGAGCTTTGTGAGACCTCTGATGGTGTCATGTGCAGTGGAAAAG gttccTGTCACTGTGGCAAATGCATGTGCTCATCCAAAGACTGGTGGGTGTCCGGAGAGTACTGCGATTGTGACGACCGAGAGTGTGACAAACATGATGGCCTCATCTGTACAG GGAATGGATTGTGCAATTGCGGCAACTGTGAATGCTGGGACGGCTGGACGGGGAACGCTTGCGAAATCTGGTTGGGAACAGAGTACTGA